From a region of the Streptomyces sp. B21-083 genome:
- the mtrA gene encoding two-component system response regulator MtrA, protein MMSFMKGRVLVVDDDTALAEMLGIVLRGEGFEPSFVADGDKALAAFRESKPDLVLLDLMLPGRDGIEVCRLIRAESGVPIVMLTAKSDTVDVVVGLESGADDYIVKPFKPKELVARIRARLRRSEEPAPEQLAIGDLLIDVAGHSVKRDGQSIALTPLEFDLLVALARKPWQVFTREVLLEQVWGYRHAADTRLVNVHVQRLRSKVEKDPERPEIVVTVRGVGYKAGPS, encoded by the coding sequence ATGATGTCGTTTATGAAGGGACGAGTCCTTGTCGTCGATGACGACACCGCACTGGCCGAGATGCTCGGCATTGTGTTGCGTGGTGAAGGTTTTGAGCCGTCTTTCGTAGCTGACGGCGACAAGGCGCTGGCCGCTTTCCGTGAGTCCAAGCCCGACCTGGTGCTCCTGGACCTGATGCTTCCCGGCCGGGACGGTATCGAGGTGTGCCGCCTGATCAGGGCGGAGTCCGGGGTACCGATCGTGATGCTCACGGCCAAGAGCGACACCGTCGACGTCGTCGTGGGCCTGGAGTCGGGTGCCGATGACTACATCGTGAAGCCGTTCAAGCCGAAGGAGCTGGTCGCCAGGATCCGGGCGCGGCTGCGGAGGTCGGAGGAGCCGGCGCCCGAACAGTTGGCCATAGGTGACCTCCTCATCGATGTCGCCGGCCACTCCGTGAAGCGGGACGGGCAGTCGATCGCGCTGACGCCTCTGGAGTTCGATCTGCTGGTCGCGCTCGCGCGCAAGCCGTGGCAGGTGTTCACGCGTGAGGTGCTTCTGGAGCAGGTCTGGGGGTACCGCCACGCGGCGGACACCCGGTTGGTCAACGTCCATGTGCAGCGGCTGCGCTCGAAGGTCGAGAAGGACCCGGAGCGGCCGGAGATCGTGGTGACCGTCCGTGGCGTCGGTTACAAGGCAGGACCGAGCTGA
- the mtnA gene encoding S-methyl-5-thioribose-1-phosphate isomerase, with protein MADQYAQLREDNRPTEIPAIRWEEPPEGPVLVLLDQTRLPAEEVELVCTDAPALVAAIRSLAVRGAPLLGIAGAYGVALAAVRGFDVDEAAVGLAQARPTAVNLAVGVRRARDAYRAELARSGDREQAAGAALVAARVLHREDAEASARMAVHGLALLDELLPGGGHRVLTHCNTGSLVSGGEGTAFAVALAAHRAGRLRRLWVDETRPLLQGARLTAYEAARSGMAYTLLTDNAAGSLFAAGEVDAVLIGADRIAADGSVANKVGSYPLAVLARYHHVPFIVVAPVTTVDPDTPDGASIEVEQRAGHEVTEIAAPQVPVPGAEAGGGIPVAPLGTQAYNPAFDVTPPELVTAIVTEAGVVSPVTAEALAELCDRSRQVTI; from the coding sequence ATGGCTGATCAGTACGCGCAATTGCGCGAGGACAACCGGCCCACCGAGATACCGGCGATCCGTTGGGAGGAACCTCCCGAGGGCCCGGTGCTGGTCCTTCTCGACCAGACGAGACTCCCGGCGGAGGAGGTCGAGCTGGTCTGTACGGACGCGCCCGCGCTGGTGGCGGCGATCCGTTCGCTGGCTGTGCGTGGGGCGCCGCTGCTCGGTATCGCGGGGGCGTACGGTGTCGCGCTCGCCGCCGTGCGCGGCTTCGACGTGGACGAGGCTGCCGTCGGGCTGGCGCAGGCCCGGCCCACCGCCGTCAACCTCGCTGTCGGGGTGCGCAGGGCGCGGGACGCGTACCGGGCGGAGCTTGCGAGGAGCGGTGACCGGGAGCAGGCGGCCGGGGCGGCGCTGGTCGCGGCTCGGGTGCTGCACAGGGAGGACGCCGAGGCCAGCGCACGGATGGCGGTGCACGGGCTGGCGCTGCTGGACGAGCTGCTGCCCGGCGGCGGACACCGGGTGCTCACGCACTGCAACACCGGGTCGCTGGTGTCGGGTGGGGAGGGGACGGCGTTCGCGGTGGCGTTGGCGGCGCACCGGGCGGGGCGGCTGCGCAGGCTCTGGGTGGACGAAACGCGTCCGTTGCTGCAAGGTGCTCGCCTGACAGCGTATGAGGCGGCGCGCAGCGGAATGGCGTACACCTTGCTCACGGACAACGCGGCGGGCTCCCTGTTCGCCGCCGGGGAGGTGGACGCGGTACTGATCGGTGCCGATCGGATCGCGGCCGACGGTTCGGTGGCGAACAAGGTGGGGAGCTATCCGCTCGCCGTGCTGGCCCGGTACCACCACGTGCCGTTCATCGTGGTGGCGCCGGTGACCACGGTGGATCCGGACACCCCCGACGGGGCGTCCATAGAGGTGGAACAGCGTGCCGGACATGAGGTGACGGAAATCGCCGCGCCTCAGGTGCCGGTGCCGGGAGCGGAGGCGGGAGGGGGGATTCCGGTGGCACCCTTGGGGACTCAGGCGTACAACCCGGCGTTCGATGTGACTCCTCCCGAGTTGGTGACGGCGATCGTCACCGAAGCGGGCGTTGTGTCGCCCGTTACGGCTGAGGCGCTGGCAGAGCTGTGTGACAGGTCACGACAGGTAACGATTTAG
- a CDS encoding DUF4129 domain-containing protein, with the protein MSLTGGFLTTVPALPPTAEAAVRALLRAGDTAVLALAADNPPVTIPRDPAREAARRELSKRMYHENDPSLFQRAMDAFWDWLDKVFNAASTATPGGMVGLVVVLLAVVAVIGALWWRLGSPRTGPTSSAALFDDRPRSAAEHRAAAEAHAVQGHWNHAVQERMRAVVRSLEERALLDARPGRTADEAAAEAGRTLPAHTDRLRTAARDFDDVTYGGRTATPQMYRRLTELDDDLERTKPALANISSAPSTAPRSHQGAAG; encoded by the coding sequence GTGAGCCTGACGGGGGGATTCCTCACCACGGTGCCGGCCCTGCCGCCCACCGCCGAAGCAGCCGTACGAGCACTGCTGCGCGCCGGCGACACCGCCGTACTGGCACTGGCGGCCGACAACCCGCCGGTGACGATCCCGCGTGACCCCGCTCGCGAGGCAGCCCGACGCGAGCTGTCCAAGCGCATGTACCACGAGAACGACCCAAGCCTGTTCCAACGGGCCATGGACGCCTTCTGGGACTGGCTCGACAAGGTGTTCAACGCGGCCTCGACCGCGACCCCAGGAGGAATGGTCGGACTGGTGGTCGTCCTCCTGGCCGTCGTCGCCGTGATCGGCGCCCTGTGGTGGCGCCTCGGCAGCCCGCGCACCGGCCCCACCTCGTCCGCCGCGCTCTTCGACGACCGCCCCCGCAGCGCCGCCGAACACCGAGCCGCCGCCGAGGCGCACGCCGTCCAGGGCCACTGGAACCACGCCGTCCAGGAGCGGATGCGTGCCGTCGTACGCTCCCTGGAGGAACGCGCGCTCCTCGATGCCCGCCCCGGCCGCACCGCCGACGAGGCAGCCGCCGAAGCGGGCCGCACCCTGCCGGCGCACACCGACCGCCTACGCACCGCGGCCCGCGACTTCGACGACGTGACATACGGCGGGCGCACCGCGACCCCCCAGATGTACCGCCGGCTCACCGAACTCGACGACGACCTGGAACGTACGAAACCGGCCCTCGCGAACATCAGCAGCGCCCCCAGCACGGCCCCCAGGTCCCACCAGGGAGCCGCCGGATGA
- a CDS encoding DUF4350 domain-containing protein: MSIETAPLPTTTSTSPTARQVWTRARGVVLGVVLLLVGAVTLAVINSGTRRGGLDPRSADPRGSRAVATLLAERGVSTRVVTTLAEASTAADADTTLLLAAPDLLTDRQQKQLHTTTESSGGRTILVAPSSPSVETLAPGVTADRAMSFDSKLSPHCDLPAARRAGTADTGGFRYDTTAPGADACYPSNGLPTLVRVPAPTGNGDTVVLGAPDILYNDRLDEHGNASLALQLLGSRPHLVWYLPSLSDDSRTGSGERSLFDLLPSGWGWGTLQLFFAAALAAFWRARRFGPLVPERLPVAIRASETIEGRARLYRKTNARDRAAAALRSTTRIRLAPLVGVPVPQAHAPEALLPALSAHLHDHGDGQSLHSLLFGPPPRDDAALISLADQLDALEREVRRP; the protein is encoded by the coding sequence ATGAGCATCGAGACCGCGCCCCTCCCCACCACCACGTCGACCTCGCCCACCGCCCGCCAGGTGTGGACCCGCGCGCGAGGCGTCGTCCTCGGCGTCGTCCTCCTCCTGGTGGGTGCCGTCACGCTCGCCGTGATCAACTCCGGCACCCGGCGCGGCGGCCTCGACCCTCGTTCCGCCGACCCCCGAGGCAGTCGCGCCGTCGCCACACTCCTCGCCGAACGAGGCGTGTCCACGCGCGTGGTCACCACCCTCGCCGAGGCGAGCACCGCGGCCGACGCGGACACGACGCTCCTACTCGCGGCCCCCGACCTGCTGACCGACCGTCAACAGAAGCAACTGCACACGACGACGGAGAGCTCCGGCGGGCGTACGATCCTGGTCGCCCCCAGCAGCCCGTCCGTCGAGACACTCGCCCCCGGCGTCACCGCCGACCGCGCGATGAGCTTCGACTCGAAGCTCTCCCCCCACTGCGACCTGCCCGCCGCGCGACGCGCGGGCACCGCCGACACGGGTGGCTTCCGCTACGACACCACCGCCCCCGGCGCCGACGCGTGCTACCCGAGCAACGGCCTGCCCACTCTCGTACGCGTCCCCGCGCCCACCGGGAACGGCGACACCGTCGTCCTCGGCGCACCCGACATCCTGTACAACGATCGTCTCGACGAGCACGGCAACGCCTCGCTCGCCCTCCAACTGCTCGGTTCCCGCCCCCACTTGGTCTGGTACCTCCCCTCGCTCTCCGACGACTCGCGCACCGGATCCGGTGAGCGCAGCCTGTTCGACCTGCTCCCTTCGGGCTGGGGCTGGGGCACCCTGCAACTCTTCTTCGCCGCAGCTCTGGCCGCCTTCTGGCGGGCACGCCGCTTCGGCCCCCTCGTACCCGAACGTCTCCCGGTGGCGATCCGCGCCTCCGAAACCATCGAAGGCCGCGCCCGCCTCTACCGCAAAACCAACGCCCGCGACCGCGCGGCAGCCGCTCTTCGCTCCACCACCCGCATTCGCCTCGCCCCCTTGGTAGGCGTCCCCGTGCCCCAGGCACACGCGCCCGAGGCCCTGCTCCCCGCTCTGTCCGCCCACCTCCACGACCACGGAGACGGACAGTCCCTGCACTCCCTCCTCTTCGGCCCGCCGCCCCGCGACGACGCCGCCCTCATCTCCCTCGCCGACCAACTCGACGCCCTCGAAAGAGAGGTACGCCGTCCATGA
- a CDS encoding AAA family ATPase — protein sequence MDPTTDNAGITGNPDTARASLEALRAEIAKAVVGQDPAVTGLVVALLCRGHVLLEGVPGVAKTLLVRALASALELDTKRVQFTPDLMPSDITGSLVYDTRSAEFSFQPGPVFTNLLLADEINRTPPKTQSSLLEAMEERQVTVDGTPRPLPDPFLVAATQNPVEYEGTYPLPEAQLDRFLLKLTIPLPSRQDEIDVLTRHAEGFNPRDLRAAGIRPVAGPADLEAARTAVAKTTISPEITAYVVDICRATRESPSFTLGVSPRGATALLATSRAWAWLTGRDYVIPDDVKALALPTLRHRVQLRPEAEMEGVTADSVINAILAHVPVPR from the coding sequence ATGGACCCGACCACTGACAACGCCGGGATCACCGGGAACCCGGACACCGCCCGGGCCTCCCTGGAAGCCCTGCGCGCCGAGATCGCCAAAGCCGTGGTCGGCCAGGACCCCGCCGTGACCGGCCTCGTCGTCGCCCTCCTCTGCCGCGGACACGTTCTCCTTGAAGGAGTCCCTGGAGTAGCCAAAACGTTGCTCGTCCGGGCCCTCGCATCCGCACTCGAACTCGACACCAAGCGCGTCCAGTTCACTCCGGACCTGATGCCGAGCGACATCACGGGCTCCCTCGTCTACGACACCCGCAGCGCGGAGTTCTCCTTCCAGCCGGGCCCGGTCTTCACCAACCTCCTCCTCGCGGACGAGATCAACCGCACGCCCCCGAAAACCCAGTCGTCCCTCCTGGAAGCCATGGAGGAACGCCAGGTCACGGTCGACGGCACCCCCCGCCCCCTCCCCGACCCGTTCCTGGTCGCGGCGACCCAGAACCCGGTCGAGTACGAGGGCACATATCCCCTCCCCGAAGCCCAGCTGGACCGTTTCCTCCTCAAGCTCACGATCCCCCTCCCCTCCCGCCAGGACGAGATCGACGTCCTGACCCGCCACGCCGAGGGCTTCAACCCGCGTGACCTGCGCGCCGCCGGCATACGCCCCGTGGCAGGCCCGGCCGACCTGGAAGCGGCCCGCACGGCCGTCGCCAAGACGACGATCTCCCCCGAGATCACCGCCTATGTGGTGGACATCTGCCGCGCCACCCGCGAATCCCCGTCCTTCACGCTCGGCGTCTCCCCCCGAGGCGCCACGGCCCTCCTCGCGACGTCCCGCGCCTGGGCCTGGCTGACAGGCCGCGACTACGTCATCCCCGACGACGTCAAGGCACTCGCCCTGCCCACCCTCCGCCACCGCGTGCAACTGCGACCAGAGGCCGAGATGGAGGGCGTGACGGCCGACTCGGTCATCAACGCGATCCTCGCCCACGTCCCCGTGCCGCGCTGA
- a CDS encoding DUF58 domain-containing protein: MPLTGRAALVAALGSIPVGVWGPSWTGFLAVNGPLAIACACDYALAAPVRRLGLSRSGDTSARLGEPADVTLTVTNPSGRLFRARLRDAWPPSSWQSGTEVEASRHRLTVPAGERRRVITRLRPTRRGDRQADRVTIRSYGPLGLFARQGSHHVPWTVRVLPPFTSRKHLPSKLARLRELDGRTSVLTRGEGTEFDSLREYVPGDDTRSIDWRATARQTTVAVRTWRPERDRHILLVLDTGRTSAGRVGDVPRLDASMDAALLLAALASRAGDRVDLLAYDRRVRALVQGRAAGDVLPSLVNAMATVEPELLETDARGLAATALRTAPRRSLIVLLTSLDTAPVEEGLLPVLPQLTQRHTVLLAAVADPHIATMATARGNTDAVYEAAAAAQAQAERHRTAEQLRRHGVTVVDATPDALAPALADAYLALKAAGRL, translated from the coding sequence ATGCCACTCACCGGCCGCGCGGCCCTCGTGGCAGCCCTGGGCTCGATCCCCGTCGGCGTCTGGGGTCCGAGCTGGACGGGTTTCCTCGCCGTCAACGGCCCCCTGGCGATCGCCTGTGCCTGCGACTACGCCCTGGCCGCGCCCGTACGCCGCCTCGGCCTGAGCCGCTCCGGCGACACATCCGCACGCCTGGGCGAACCAGCGGACGTCACGCTCACCGTCACCAACCCCTCCGGCCGTCTGTTCCGCGCCCGTCTACGCGACGCCTGGCCGCCCAGCAGCTGGCAGTCCGGCACCGAGGTGGAGGCCTCCCGTCACCGCCTGACGGTCCCGGCCGGTGAACGCCGCCGTGTCATCACCCGTCTACGTCCCACCCGCCGAGGCGACCGTCAGGCCGACCGCGTCACCATCCGCTCGTACGGCCCTCTCGGCCTCTTCGCCCGCCAGGGCAGCCACCACGTTCCCTGGACGGTGCGCGTCCTCCCGCCTTTCACCAGCCGCAAGCACCTCCCCTCGAAGCTCGCCCGCCTGCGCGAACTCGACGGCCGCACCAGCGTCCTGACCCGCGGCGAAGGCACGGAATTCGACAGCCTGCGCGAGTACGTTCCCGGCGACGACACCCGTTCCATCGACTGGCGCGCCACCGCCCGCCAGACCACGGTCGCGGTACGCACCTGGCGCCCTGAACGCGACCGCCACATCCTCCTGGTCCTCGACACCGGCCGAACGTCGGCGGGCCGCGTGGGCGACGTCCCCCGCCTGGACGCCTCGATGGACGCGGCACTCCTCCTGGCAGCCCTGGCGTCCCGCGCGGGCGACCGCGTGGATCTCCTCGCGTACGACCGCCGGGTTCGCGCCCTGGTCCAGGGCCGCGCCGCAGGCGACGTGCTCCCGTCCCTGGTCAACGCGATGGCCACCGTGGAACCGGAGCTCCTCGAAACGGACGCCCGTGGACTCGCGGCGACCGCGCTCCGTACGGCCCCCAGACGCTCCCTGATCGTGCTGCTCACCAGCCTCGACACGGCCCCCGTCGAAGAGGGCCTGCTCCCGGTCCTCCCTCAACTGACCCAGCGCCACACCGTCCTCCTGGCCGCGGTGGCAGACCCGCACATCGCCACCATGGCGACAGCCCGAGGAAACACCGACGCGGTGTACGAGGCCGCAGCCGCCGCCCAGGCACAGGCGGAACGCCATCGAACCGCCGAACAACTCCGCCGCCACGGCGTCACGGTCGTCGACGCCACTCCAGATGCCCTGGCGCCGGCACTGGCGGACGCCTATCTGGCCCTGAAAGCTGCAGGACGCCTTTGA